The Streptococcus equi subsp. equi nucleotide sequence AACGTATTTAGGAAAAAAGTTAATGAATCAGAAGAATAAGAAGGGAGGACAAACGAATGTCAGTTACAATTGGTGAGCTCATTGGGAATTTTATTCTGGTAACAGGCTCTGTCATCGTCTTGTTGCTCTTGATTAAAGCCTTTGCTTGGGGTGCTATCGAAGCTGTTTTACAGGCACGCTCACAGCAAATTTCACAGGATATTGACCAAGCAGAGCAGGCGCGTCTCAACGCCCAGCAGCTTGAAAAGGAAGGTCAAGCCAATCTAGAAGCCAGCAGATCAGAGGCTAGTCAGATTGTTGAGGCAGCCAAAGAAACTGGTAAAGCACAGGAGACACGCATTGTAGCAGAGGCTACAGAAGAGGCAGATCGCCTAAAAGCAGCAGCGTTGACAGATATCGAACACAGCAAGTCAGAGGCTATTTCAGCCGTTAAGACAGAAATGTCAGATTTGACAGTTTTACTAGCAGAAAAAATTATGGGAGCCAATCTTGATAAGGCGGCTCAAAGCCAGCTTATTGATCGCTATCTTGATGATTTAGGAGAGGCTTAATGACCAAAAAAGAACAAGCTCTTATCGAGCAATATGCAAAAAGTCTTGTGCAGGTCTGTCAGGAGCGAGACACTCTTGAAGCACTGCAGGCTGATGTGCTTGCCATTTTAGAGGTTTTTAAAGCTACTAATCTTGCTAAGACATTGTCAAGCTTAGCGGTTCCACGTGCTAAAAGGCTTGAGCTAGTAAGGCAGCTTCAAGGAGATAATATCGTTTATCTGAATAACTTGCTAGAAGTTATGCTGCAAAATGAGCGTGAAGCTTATTTATATCAAGTGCTTCTAAGGGTTTTATCCGAGCTGGCTAGTGTCTCAAATCAATATGACGTGACAGTTACATCAGCAGTTCCTTTAAGTGAGGAGCAAAAGCAGCGTGTGCGTACAGTGGTTTCAAAGAGACTTGCAGTAAAGACAGGTCGCTTAATCGAAAAGGTAGATCCTTCTTTAATTGGAGGATTTATGATTAGCGTCAATAATAAGGTAATTGATACAAGCATTCGTCGTCAATTACAAGCATTTAAAATGAATTTAAAATAGAAAGTGGTGTGACTTTTGGCAATTAATGCACAAGAAATTAGCGCTTTAATTAAAAAGCAAATTGAGAACTTCCAGCCAAATTTCGATGTCACAGAAACTGGAGTTGTTACCTATATTGGTGATGGGATTGCACGTGCTCGTGGCTTAGACAATGCGATGAGTGGCGAGCTTCTTGAATTTTCAAATGGTACCTTCGGTATGGCTCAAAACCTAGAGTCAAACGATGTTGGTATCATTATTCTTGGTGATTTTTCAACGATTCGTGAGGGTGATGAAGTCAAACGTACCGGTAAAATTATGGAAGTGCCAGTCGGTGAAGCTCTCATTGGACGTGTGGTCAATCCACTTGGTCAGCCTGTTGATGGCTTAGGTGACATTGAGACAACTGGCTTTAGGCCTGTTGAAACTCCAGCTCCTGGTGTTATGCAGCGTAAGTCTGTTTTTGAGTCCTTACAAACCGGTCTAAAGGCTATTGATGCTTTGGTTCCGATCGGTCGTGGCCAGCGCGAGCTGATTATCGGTGACCGTCAGACAGGTAAGACGTCTGTAGCCATTGATGCCATCTTGAATCAAAAGGGGCAGGACATGATTTGTATCTATGTCGCTATTGGTCAAAAGGAATCAACAGTTCGGACACAGGTTGAAACCCTACGTCGTTATGGTGCTTTGGATTATACCATTGTTGTAACGGCTTCTGCTTCACAGCCATCACCCTTGCTGTTTATTGCACCTTATGCTGGTGTTGCGATGGCAGAAGAGTTTATGTACAATGGCAAGCACGTTTTGATTGTTTATGATGACCTGTCTAAGCAGGCGGTAGCTTATCGTGAATTGTCGCTCTTGCTTCGTCGCCCACCAGGTCGTGAGGCCTATCCAGGAGATGTTTTCTACCTGCATAGCCGCTTGCTTGAGCGCTCAGCTAAGGTGTCTGATGACTTAGGTGGTGGCTCAATTACAGCCTTACCATTTATTGAGACGCAGGCTGGGGATATCTCTGCCTACATTGCGACAAACGTGATTTCGATTACAGATGGTCAGATTTTCTTGCAAGAGGATCTCTTTAACTCAGGAATCCGCCCAGCTATTGATGCTGGCTCGTCAGTATCTCGTGTCGGTGGCTCTGCACAGATCAAGGCTATGAAAAGGGTTGCAGGGACTTTGCGTCTTGACCTAGCCTCTTATCGTGAGTTAGAAGCCTTTACACAATTTGGCTCAGATCTAGATGCAGCAACGCAAGCAAAATTAAATCGTGGTCGTCGTACTGTTGAAATCCTAAAGCAGCCACTGCACAAGCCCTTGCCTGTTGAAAAGCAGGTGGTCATTTTGTACGCTTTGACGCATGGATTTTTAGATGATGTTCCTGTAGATGATATTTTAGCCTTTGAAGAAGCACTTTATGACTACTTTGATGCGCATTATGATCACTTATTTGAAACAATCCGTACAACCAAAGACCTTCCGCAGGAGGCTGAGCTGGACGTTGCTATTCAGGCCTTCAAAGCACAGTCAAACTTTAAATAAAAGAGGGGGGTACTAGTATGGCAGGCTCTCTAAGTGAAATTAAGGCTAAAATCATTTCAACCGAAAAAACAAGCAAAATCACTAGCGCCATGCGTATGGTTTCTTCTGCAAAGCTTGTTAAATCTGAGCAAGCAGCTCGTGATTTTCAAATCTATGCTTCAAAGATTCGTCAGATTACAACAGACTTACTGAAATCAGACCTGACAACAGGCTCAGATAATCCCATGCTGGTGTCTCGTCCTGTGAAAAAGACAGGCTATATTGTTATTACCTCTGATAAAGGACTGGTCGGTGGTTACAATTCAAAAATCTTAAAGTCCATTATGGACATGATTCAGGAATACCATGCCGCTGGCGATTATGAGATTATCTCAATTGGCAGCATCGGCTCAGATTTTTTTAAGGCCAGAGGTATGAATGTTGCCTTTGAGCTGCGCGGCCTAGCAGATCAGCCAAGCTTTGATCAGGTCGGAAGGATTATCTCTCAGTCTGTAGGTATGTTTGTCAATGAGATTTTTGATGAGCTGTACGTCTGCTACAATCACCATGTCAATAGCTTGACGAGCCAGGTTCGGGTTCAGCGCATGCTGCCGATTTCTGATTTGGTTGCCGAGGAGGCCGCAGAAGAAGGTGTCACTGGATTTGAATTAGAGCCAAACCGTCATGTGATTTTGGAGCAGCTGCTGCCGCAATTTACTGAAAGCTTAATTTATGGTGCGATTATTGATGCAAAAACAGCAGAGCATGCTGCTGGCATGACTGCAATGCAGACTGCCACTGACAATGCCAAGCATGTGATCAATGATTTGACCATCCAGTACAATCGTGCGCGTCAGGCGGCCATTACACAAGAAATTACAGAAATTGTAGCTGGTGCTAATGCACTTGAATAAGCTTATTGTATGCTGATAGCGCTCTAGCAGAGACCTATTAGCACTTAATGTCATCTTCAAAGCTAGATGACATTTGGGATTAATGAGCTAGGGGCCTTTTACCCTTAGCTACTCGAATTTAGAAAAATTCAGCTTAATCCCCTACTATCGAATATAAGGAGAAAAACATGAGCTCAGGCAAAATTGCTCAGGTTGTTGGTCCAGTTGTAGACGTTGTGTTTGCGAGTGGGGACAAACTACCAGAGATTAATAATGCGTTGATAGTTTATAAAGATGGCGATAAAAAGCAAAAAATCGTTCTCGAGGTTGCCCTAGAGCTTGGAGACGGTATGGTACGTACAATTGCTATGGAATCAACCGATGGGCTTACACGTGGATTAGAGGTT carries:
- the atpF gene encoding ATP synthase F0F1 subunit B, which gives rise to MSVTIGELIGNFILVTGSVIVLLLLIKAFAWGAIEAVLQARSQQISQDIDQAEQARLNAQQLEKEGQANLEASRSEASQIVEAAKETGKAQETRIVAEATEEADRLKAAALTDIEHSKSEAISAVKTEMSDLTVLLAEKIMGANLDKAAQSQLIDRYLDDLGEA
- the atpH gene encoding ATP synthase F0F1 subunit delta — encoded protein: MTKKEQALIEQYAKSLVQVCQERDTLEALQADVLAILEVFKATNLAKTLSSLAVPRAKRLELVRQLQGDNIVYLNNLLEVMLQNEREAYLYQVLLRVLSELASVSNQYDVTVTSAVPLSEEQKQRVRTVVSKRLAVKTGRLIEKVDPSLIGGFMISVNNKVIDTSIRRQLQAFKMNLK
- the atpA gene encoding F0F1 ATP synthase subunit alpha; translation: MAINAQEISALIKKQIENFQPNFDVTETGVVTYIGDGIARARGLDNAMSGELLEFSNGTFGMAQNLESNDVGIIILGDFSTIREGDEVKRTGKIMEVPVGEALIGRVVNPLGQPVDGLGDIETTGFRPVETPAPGVMQRKSVFESLQTGLKAIDALVPIGRGQRELIIGDRQTGKTSVAIDAILNQKGQDMICIYVAIGQKESTVRTQVETLRRYGALDYTIVVTASASQPSPLLFIAPYAGVAMAEEFMYNGKHVLIVYDDLSKQAVAYRELSLLLRRPPGREAYPGDVFYLHSRLLERSAKVSDDLGGGSITALPFIETQAGDISAYIATNVISITDGQIFLQEDLFNSGIRPAIDAGSSVSRVGGSAQIKAMKRVAGTLRLDLASYRELEAFTQFGSDLDAATQAKLNRGRRTVEILKQPLHKPLPVEKQVVILYALTHGFLDDVPVDDILAFEEALYDYFDAHYDHLFETIRTTKDLPQEAELDVAIQAFKAQSNFK
- the atpG gene encoding F0F1 ATP synthase subunit gamma, encoding MAGSLSEIKAKIISTEKTSKITSAMRMVSSAKLVKSEQAARDFQIYASKIRQITTDLLKSDLTTGSDNPMLVSRPVKKTGYIVITSDKGLVGGYNSKILKSIMDMIQEYHAAGDYEIISIGSIGSDFFKARGMNVAFELRGLADQPSFDQVGRIISQSVGMFVNEIFDELYVCYNHHVNSLTSQVRVQRMLPISDLVAEEAAEEGVTGFELEPNRHVILEQLLPQFTESLIYGAIIDAKTAEHAAGMTAMQTATDNAKHVINDLTIQYNRARQAAITQEITEIVAGANALE